The following proteins are encoded in a genomic region of Mycolicibacterium confluentis:
- a CDS encoding cytochrome c oxidase assembly protein, whose amino-acid sequence MILLAHDSSEPAGSIGLFIAVASVLGIATIYIVLAVKRRREARGWSLWRMTACVAGSVLLILGLPPSGSGDFGNHMLGHLLIGMFAPLALVMSAPVTLILRSVTPARGRAIVAVLRSRPSRILTNPIVLLLANLGGLVALYFTPFYEVTTTNEAFHVLIHVHFFVAGYLFAWMIAGPDPGPHRPSVPARIVVLGVAVAGHAILSQLIYAGLYVHVPASPHELRAAGTLMYYWGDIAEILLALAMLLTWRSARRTVRSPSADRRIGLVGRIRYPLSGD is encoded by the coding sequence GTGATCCTGCTCGCCCACGACTCGTCTGAGCCCGCCGGCTCCATCGGCCTCTTCATTGCGGTGGCAAGCGTGCTGGGCATCGCGACGATCTACATCGTTCTGGCGGTAAAACGCAGACGTGAGGCGCGGGGTTGGAGTCTGTGGCGGATGACGGCGTGTGTCGCCGGTTCGGTCCTGCTGATCCTGGGGTTGCCTCCGTCGGGGTCTGGCGACTTCGGCAACCATATGCTCGGACACCTTCTGATCGGGATGTTCGCCCCGCTGGCGCTCGTCATGAGCGCGCCGGTCACGCTGATTCTGCGATCGGTCACGCCTGCGCGCGGCAGAGCGATCGTGGCGGTGTTGCGCTCGCGTCCGTCGCGGATACTGACGAATCCCATCGTCCTGCTGCTTGCCAACCTCGGCGGACTGGTGGCCTTGTACTTCACACCGTTCTACGAGGTCACCACCACGAACGAGGCGTTTCACGTGCTGATCCACGTGCACTTCTTCGTCGCCGGCTACCTGTTCGCGTGGATGATCGCGGGCCCAGACCCGGGCCCCCACCGACCCTCGGTCCCAGCGCGCATCGTCGTGCTCGGGGTGGCGGTGGCTGGCCACGCGATTCTGTCGCAGCTGATCTACGCGGGCCTCTACGTACACGTGCCGGCATCGCCCCACGAACTGCGCGCTGCCGGCACCCTGATGTACTACTGGGGCGACATCGCCGAAATCCTGCTGGCGCTGGCGATGCTGCTCACATGGCGGTCCGCGCGACGCACCGTGCGGTCGCCAAGCGCTGATCGCCGAATCGGGTTGGTCGGCAGAATCCGATATCCTCTGTCCGGCGATTGA
- a CDS encoding ABC transporter permease produces the protein MTSARRPIQVGMPAWVYGPALLGALFVIVPLIAILLRIDWAHFIPLVTSESSRAALVLSLKTAAASTVVCVLLGVPMALVLARGQFRGLPVLRALVLLPLVLPPVVGGIALLYTFGRQGLIGQELDLLGIRIAFSTTAVVLAQSFVSLPFLVLSLEGALRSAGTGYEHIAATLGARPTTVLRTVTLPLVLPGLLSGAVLAFARSLGEFGATLTFAGSLQGVTRTLPLEIYLQRETDADAAVALSLVLIVVAAAIVILSASRRLTGPL, from the coding sequence ATGACGAGTGCGCGCCGACCCATCCAGGTGGGGATGCCCGCCTGGGTCTACGGGCCTGCCCTGCTCGGCGCACTGTTTGTCATCGTGCCGCTGATCGCGATCCTGCTGAGAATCGACTGGGCCCACTTCATTCCACTCGTCACCTCCGAATCTTCGCGGGCTGCACTGGTTCTCAGTCTCAAGACCGCAGCCGCGAGCACGGTGGTGTGCGTCCTGTTGGGCGTCCCGATGGCACTTGTACTGGCACGCGGTCAATTTCGGGGACTGCCCGTCCTGCGCGCACTGGTCCTGCTACCGCTGGTGCTGCCGCCCGTCGTCGGCGGCATCGCCCTGCTCTACACCTTCGGGCGCCAGGGCCTGATCGGTCAGGAACTGGACCTGCTGGGCATCCGAATCGCGTTCTCCACCACTGCAGTCGTGCTCGCGCAGTCTTTCGTCTCGCTGCCCTTTCTGGTGCTCAGCCTCGAGGGTGCCCTGCGTTCGGCTGGAACCGGTTACGAGCACATCGCGGCAACCCTCGGCGCCCGCCCGACGACCGTGCTGCGGACCGTCACGCTGCCGTTGGTGCTTCCCGGTCTGCTGTCGGGTGCGGTGCTGGCGTTCGCGCGCTCGCTCGGTGAATTCGGGGCGACGCTGACGTTCGCCGGGTCCCTGCAGGGTGTGACACGCACGCTGCCGCTGGAGATCTACCTGCAGCGCGAAACGGACGCCGACGCCGCGGTGGCGCTGTCCCTCGTGCTCATCGTGGTTGCGGCAGCGATCGTCATCCTCTCGGCCAGCAGGCGTTTGACGGGACCGCTGTGA
- a CDS encoding TOBE domain-containing protein, with the protein MSAIRIKDAAAVLGVSDDTVRRWIDSGTLPSFKDESGRKVIAGEVLAEFAREHATPPPDPTGVGSSARNRLVGLVTKVTSDQVMSEVQMQCGPFTMVSLMSTESVRQLGLQPGVLAVAVVKATNVVVETGRP; encoded by the coding sequence ATGTCCGCGATACGGATCAAGGATGCTGCCGCAGTCCTGGGGGTCAGTGACGACACCGTGCGCCGGTGGATCGACAGCGGGACCCTGCCGTCATTCAAAGACGAATCCGGGCGGAAGGTGATCGCCGGTGAGGTGCTCGCCGAGTTCGCCCGCGAACATGCGACACCGCCGCCGGACCCCACCGGCGTCGGGAGTTCGGCACGCAACCGCCTCGTCGGCCTGGTCACCAAGGTCACTTCCGATCAGGTGATGAGTGAAGTGCAGATGCAGTGCGGGCCGTTCACCATGGTCTCGCTCATGAGCACCGAATCCGTCCGGCAACTCGGCCTGCAACCCGGCGTCCTGGCGGTGGCCGTTGTCAAGGCCACCAACGTGGTCGTCGAAACCGGACGGCCATGA
- the modA gene encoding molybdate ABC transporter substrate-binding protein, with protein sequence MKSIVALVALSLAMLVAGCSSSQQDSSSITVFAAASLKSTFTELGSRFEKDNPGTAVIFNFAGSSDLVTQLTQGAPADVFASADTKNMTRAAELVDGEPVDFATNTLTIVTAPGNPKGIKDFSDLSKPGTHVVVCAPQVPCGSATEKAEEATGVTLTPVSEESAVTDVLGKVTSGQADAGLVYVTDAAAAGGKVTAIAFPESADAVNTYPIAVLRDSTNPEAARRFVDLVTGPAGREVLAAAGFAAP encoded by the coding sequence ATGAAGTCGATCGTCGCCCTCGTGGCGCTGAGCCTCGCGATGCTTGTCGCGGGATGCTCTTCCTCACAGCAGGATTCGTCGTCGATCACGGTGTTCGCGGCCGCGTCGCTCAAGTCCACCTTCACTGAACTCGGCAGCAGGTTCGAGAAGGACAATCCGGGCACGGCGGTAATCTTCAACTTCGCCGGCTCCTCGGATCTCGTCACCCAACTCACGCAGGGCGCACCTGCCGACGTCTTCGCCTCCGCAGACACCAAGAACATGACCAGGGCCGCCGAACTCGTGGACGGCGAACCCGTGGACTTCGCGACCAACACGCTGACCATCGTCACCGCACCCGGAAACCCGAAGGGCATCAAGGATTTCAGCGACCTGTCCAAGCCCGGCACCCACGTCGTGGTGTGCGCACCTCAGGTGCCGTGCGGATCGGCCACCGAGAAGGCCGAGGAGGCCACGGGAGTCACCCTCACCCCGGTCAGTGAGGAGTCGGCGGTCACCGACGTGCTGGGCAAGGTCACCTCGGGCCAGGCCGACGCCGGACTGGTGTACGTCACCGACGCCGCAGCTGCCGGGGGCAAGGTCACCGCCATCGCCTTCCCCGAGTCCGCCGACGCGGTGAACACCTACCCCATCGCCGTCCTGAGGGATTCGACGAATCCCGAGGCGGCGAGGAGGTTCGTCGACCTCGTGACGGGGCCTGCCGGTCGGGAAGTGCTGGCAGCAGCGGGTTTCGCGGCACCATGA
- a CDS encoding DUF2243 domain-containing protein has translation MDHAELERTGTTGAGAPSLMLPGIVLGVGLGGFIDGILLHQILQWHHMLTSADTARIDIGAFPADTVHGLQINTVWDGLFHTVTWLAVLTGLFLLYHRLIGSRGSVWTSRALWGWLLVGWGLFNLVEGVIDHHILAIHHVRAGEHQTIWDLGFLAFGLLLVVVGWMLQRGAVPRERSVVRDPAPR, from the coding sequence ATGGACCACGCGGAGCTTGAGCGAACCGGCACGACCGGCGCAGGTGCTCCGTCGCTGATGTTGCCCGGCATCGTCTTGGGTGTTGGCCTCGGCGGTTTCATCGACGGCATCCTGCTCCACCAGATTCTGCAGTGGCATCACATGCTCACCAGCGCAGACACTGCACGGATCGACATCGGCGCCTTCCCCGCCGATACGGTGCACGGCCTGCAGATCAACACCGTGTGGGATGGGCTGTTCCACACGGTCACATGGTTGGCGGTGCTCACTGGACTCTTTCTGCTGTATCACCGACTCATCGGGTCCCGCGGGAGTGTCTGGACCTCGCGAGCGCTGTGGGGCTGGCTGCTCGTGGGTTGGGGACTGTTCAATCTGGTCGAGGGAGTCATCGACCATCACATTCTTGCGATCCACCACGTCCGCGCCGGCGAGCACCAAACGATTTGGGACTTGGGGTTCCTGGCGTTTGGACTCCTTCTGGTGGTGGTGGGATGGATGCTGCAGCGCGGTGCAGTACCTCGTGAACGCAGTGTTGTCAGGGATCCCGCGCCGCGGTGA
- a CDS encoding APC family permease, whose translation MTQELNNTPGLAPEGEVAEQPALRRSMGLFGLLFTVLAFNGPLTIVVGYITVVIGMGNGLGAPVAYIATGVLIWLFSVGFIKMAGHLPNPGGFYAFITAGLGKLPGLGASFVALICYYFILLGVYAFNGVLMNSLVHDTLNGPDIPWWFWVAILMVITGVLGYLKVELSARVLSWVLATEILVTLVYAAAVTFQGGAEGLSMASFEPSNFLSGSIGLALLFAIMNFGGFEATAIYREEVKDPDRTIPLASTIFIFTVTALYGLAAWVIVQALGASKAVEAAAADPAGVVPVTVGQFVGNWAQLLVSVLVVSGVFAAILASHNITARYAYNLSVDRILPKRLASVHGDHGSPHQASVAVSLAALLGLAPFVFIDIDPNILYAQLSGVFGYAFILLLVITSFAVPLWLRRQKIPGLTVWHTTIAPGLAIVGLLAALYLTTTNFALLLGSSDGFAYVVMGCIYVVFLIGVVVAQVLKNKRPDIYARIGRQ comes from the coding sequence GTGACGCAAGAGTTGAACAACACGCCTGGATTGGCGCCAGAGGGCGAAGTCGCTGAACAGCCCGCACTTCGGAGATCAATGGGCCTGTTCGGCCTCCTGTTCACCGTGTTGGCGTTCAACGGGCCGCTGACCATCGTGGTCGGTTACATCACGGTCGTCATCGGCATGGGCAACGGCCTCGGCGCACCGGTGGCCTACATCGCCACCGGCGTGCTGATCTGGCTGTTCTCAGTCGGGTTCATCAAGATGGCCGGACATCTTCCCAATCCCGGTGGCTTCTACGCCTTCATCACGGCGGGTCTGGGCAAGCTGCCCGGCCTCGGCGCCTCATTCGTCGCGCTGATCTGCTACTACTTCATCCTGCTGGGCGTCTACGCGTTCAACGGCGTGTTGATGAACTCCCTGGTGCACGACACCCTCAACGGCCCCGACATCCCGTGGTGGTTCTGGGTTGCGATCCTGATGGTCATCACCGGTGTGCTGGGCTACCTCAAGGTCGAACTGTCGGCGCGTGTCCTGTCCTGGGTGTTGGCCACCGAGATCCTGGTGACCCTGGTGTACGCGGCGGCTGTCACCTTCCAGGGGGGCGCCGAGGGGCTGTCGATGGCCTCCTTCGAGCCGAGCAACTTCCTGTCCGGCTCAATTGGTTTGGCCCTGCTGTTCGCGATCATGAACTTCGGCGGCTTCGAGGCCACCGCGATCTACCGCGAAGAGGTCAAGGATCCCGATCGCACCATTCCGCTCGCCTCGACCATCTTCATCTTCACCGTCACAGCGCTCTACGGCCTGGCCGCCTGGGTGATCGTTCAGGCCCTCGGCGCGTCCAAGGCGGTGGAAGCCGCCGCGGCCGATCCGGCCGGTGTCGTTCCGGTGACCGTCGGCCAGTTCGTCGGCAACTGGGCCCAGCTTCTGGTGTCGGTGCTGGTGGTCAGCGGTGTGTTCGCGGCAATCCTGGCCAGCCACAACATCACTGCGCGCTACGCGTACAACCTCAGTGTCGACCGCATCCTGCCCAAGCGGTTGGCGTCGGTGCACGGTGACCACGGTTCGCCGCACCAGGCATCGGTGGCCGTCTCCCTCGCAGCTCTGCTGGGTCTGGCGCCGTTCGTGTTCATCGATATCGATCCGAACATCCTCTATGCCCAGCTGTCCGGCGTGTTCGGGTACGCGTTCATCCTGCTGCTCGTCATCACGAGCTTCGCGGTCCCGCTGTGGCTGCGACGCCAGAAGATTCCGGGGCTGACCGTGTGGCACACGACGATCGCGCCGGGCCTGGCGATCGTGGGTCTGCTCGCGGCGCTGTACCTGACGACGACGAACTTCGCGCTGCTGCTCGGGTCCTCCGACGGCTTCGCCTACGTCGTCATGGGCTGCATCTACGTCGTCTTCCTCATCGGTGTGGTCGTCGCCCAGGTGCTCAAGAACAAGCGCCCCGACATCTACGCCCGGATCGGGCGGCAGTGA
- a CDS encoding TetR/AcrR family transcriptional regulator yields the protein MAYVPSDERRRQFIDAAAKVIREEGLAKATTRRIAQEADAPLASLHYCFRNKEDLFVAVSQTFGEGGTAYVGRNVVAGMGVLKAVQEILRSFSEFVAESDEAQIGEFEFYAWAMRSPERHRASKGVYALWISRLAGYLTLACAGTDDDVDRHIDVEALSRAILAITDGFSLQVQFAGESRLAANMDLAAAALVAAVEAGVYRTETPPQG from the coding sequence ATGGCGTATGTGCCCTCGGATGAGCGGCGCCGGCAGTTCATCGACGCCGCCGCGAAGGTGATCCGTGAAGAGGGACTGGCCAAAGCGACGACCCGCCGGATAGCGCAGGAGGCGGACGCACCGCTGGCGAGCCTGCACTACTGCTTCCGGAACAAAGAGGATCTGTTCGTCGCGGTGTCGCAGACTTTCGGCGAGGGCGGCACAGCGTATGTCGGCCGCAATGTCGTCGCCGGCATGGGAGTCCTCAAAGCCGTCCAGGAGATTCTCCGGTCGTTCTCGGAGTTCGTCGCGGAGAGCGACGAGGCGCAGATCGGCGAGTTCGAGTTCTATGCGTGGGCCATGCGGTCGCCAGAGCGGCACCGAGCCTCAAAAGGTGTTTATGCCCTGTGGATCTCGCGCTTGGCCGGGTACCTGACACTGGCATGCGCCGGTACCGACGATGACGTCGATCGTCATATCGATGTCGAAGCGCTGAGTCGTGCCATCCTGGCGATCACGGACGGCTTCTCACTGCAGGTCCAATTCGCGGGCGAGAGCCGGTTGGCCGCGAACATGGACCTGGCGGCGGCCGCATTGGTCGCGGCAGTTGAGGCCGGGGTGTACCGGACCGAGACCCCGCCCCAGGGCTGA
- a CDS encoding sulfate/molybdate ABC transporter ATP-binding protein has translation MSSLRVRARLAQRGVDLDMALADGEVLAVLGPNGVGKSTLLMLIAGLLCPDDGRIDLGDTVVTDTAAGTFVPPHARGVAMLSQQAMLFPHMTALANVAYAPRCRGQSRPQARATARRWLDAVGATDLADRRPAQLSGGQAQRVAVARALAAEPQVLLLDEPMAALDVTAAPALRRLLREVLREAGRTAIIVTHDLLDALAIADQAVVIDDGRVVESGPVRDVLAAPRSEFAARIAGINLIPGLVSEPGALRTDWGESISGVGDVTVGSGAVALFRPAAVAVHLSPPQGSPRNVLPVTIAELDIHGGGVRIRGAEQPDGGVGLAADITAASAADLDLEPGQTVYFAVKAQEVQLHPALPAGT, from the coding sequence GTGAGCAGCCTGCGGGTGCGGGCCCGACTCGCACAACGCGGTGTGGACCTCGACATGGCACTGGCCGACGGCGAGGTTCTCGCCGTACTGGGCCCCAACGGCGTCGGCAAGTCCACCCTGCTGATGTTGATCGCCGGACTGCTGTGTCCCGACGACGGCCGGATCGACCTCGGTGACACGGTGGTCACCGACACCGCCGCCGGGACGTTCGTGCCCCCACATGCGCGCGGGGTGGCCATGCTGTCCCAGCAGGCCATGCTGTTCCCGCACATGACCGCCCTGGCCAATGTCGCGTACGCACCGCGCTGCCGGGGCCAGTCCCGGCCACAGGCGAGAGCCACCGCACGACGCTGGCTCGACGCCGTCGGCGCCACAGACCTCGCCGACCGCAGGCCAGCCCAGTTGTCCGGCGGTCAGGCTCAGCGGGTGGCCGTCGCCCGCGCCCTGGCCGCCGAGCCCCAGGTGCTACTGCTGGATGAACCCATGGCGGCCCTTGACGTCACCGCCGCCCCAGCGTTGCGGCGACTGCTGCGTGAAGTGCTGCGCGAGGCGGGCCGCACCGCCATCATCGTCACCCACGACCTGCTCGACGCCCTGGCGATCGCCGACCAGGCCGTCGTGATCGACGACGGCCGCGTCGTGGAGAGCGGACCGGTGCGCGACGTCCTGGCCGCCCCGCGCAGCGAGTTCGCCGCACGGATCGCCGGCATCAACCTGATCCCGGGTCTCGTCTCCGAGCCGGGGGCGCTCCGAACCGATTGGGGTGAATCGATTTCCGGTGTCGGCGATGTCACGGTGGGCAGCGGCGCGGTCGCACTGTTTCGCCCCGCCGCCGTCGCCGTGCACCTGTCGCCCCCGCAGGGCAGCCCTCGCAATGTCCTTCCGGTGACCATCGCCGAACTCGACATCCACGGCGGAGGAGTGCGGATCCGCGGTGCCGAGCAGCCTGACGGCGGTGTCGGCCTGGCCGCGGACATCACCGCAGCGTCAGCGGCCGATCTGGACCTCGAACCCGGTCAGACCGTGTACTTCGCGGTCAAGGCACAGGAGGTGCAGCTGCATCCGGCATTGCCCGCGGGCACATAG
- a CDS encoding acyltransferase family protein yields MQTLQPVPILVAPVGRRFRVDLIGLMGLGIALVIGYDIFSERVSGGVDVLLVVVGFVFGARMLRHLDAPGLRAELSWLARRLLPPLVVVLTICTALTVVVQPQTRWETFADQTLASLGFYQNFQLVNSAADLLQASEAVTPLQHLWVVSVLGQFFVFLLVLAALVTMLTRAGRARRTVFVALAAVAMAASFAYAVTMQSSNQLLAYYSSVSRAWELLAGVLAAAIVARVHWPTWLRTVSAVVGLAAILACGPLIEGSLEFPGVWALVPVVATLLVILSGAQGETPAHRMLAAPPLVVAGTLAYGLYLWHWPLLIFWLAHINDDAVGPVDGGLVVLAAVIAAALMWRLIETPWRVPHHPGLRRALAVPTIAVLIVMLTLSSFAWRGHVAAARATGAELSTLPLRDYPGALALVEDRKVPKLPMRPTALEASDDVPPATVDECLADFAGEDVVTCVYGDPKAERTIALAGGSHSEHWLTALHLLGRQHGFKVATYLKMGCPLTTKEVPVLAGAFKPYPACRTWSDNALARIIADRPDYVFFTTTRPILNGPGDYVPDYYLGIWDQLSDNGIPILGMRDTPWMVRDGMFFSPVDCLSAGGDAETCGLTRREALSDRNPTLRHLPNYPTMAPLDLSDAVCRPDTCRAVEGNVLVYHDAHHLSATYVRTLVDELGRQLAEATSWW; encoded by the coding sequence GTGCAGACACTCCAACCCGTCCCGATCCTCGTCGCGCCCGTCGGCCGCCGATTCCGGGTCGACCTGATCGGGTTGATGGGGCTGGGCATCGCGCTGGTGATCGGCTACGACATCTTCTCCGAACGGGTCTCCGGCGGCGTCGACGTCCTGCTGGTGGTGGTCGGGTTCGTGTTCGGTGCCCGCATGCTGCGTCATCTCGATGCGCCGGGCTTGCGGGCCGAACTGTCGTGGCTGGCCCGCCGACTGCTGCCGCCGCTGGTGGTGGTGCTCACGATCTGCACCGCGCTGACCGTCGTCGTGCAGCCCCAGACCCGCTGGGAGACCTTCGCCGATCAGACGCTGGCCAGCCTCGGCTTCTATCAGAACTTTCAGCTGGTCAACTCCGCGGCGGACCTTCTGCAGGCCAGCGAGGCGGTGACCCCCCTGCAGCATCTGTGGGTGGTCTCGGTGCTCGGCCAATTCTTCGTGTTCCTTCTCGTGCTGGCAGCTCTGGTCACGATGCTGACCCGCGCGGGCCGGGCGCGTCGCACTGTGTTCGTCGCCTTGGCCGCGGTGGCGATGGCGGCCTCGTTCGCCTACGCCGTCACGATGCAGTCCAGCAACCAACTGCTGGCCTACTACAGCAGCGTGTCCCGGGCCTGGGAACTGCTGGCGGGCGTGCTGGCCGCGGCGATCGTCGCGCGCGTGCACTGGCCGACCTGGCTTCGGACGGTGTCGGCGGTCGTCGGCCTCGCGGCGATTCTGGCGTGCGGGCCGTTGATCGAGGGCTCCCTGGAGTTCCCGGGCGTGTGGGCCCTGGTCCCGGTGGTGGCGACGCTGTTGGTCATCCTCAGCGGAGCGCAGGGAGAAACGCCCGCGCACCGGATGCTGGCCGCGCCTCCGCTGGTGGTGGCGGGCACGCTCGCCTACGGGCTGTACCTGTGGCACTGGCCCCTGTTGATCTTCTGGCTCGCGCATATCAACGACGACGCCGTCGGACCTGTCGACGGTGGCCTGGTGGTTCTGGCCGCGGTCATCGCTGCCGCTCTGATGTGGCGATTGATCGAGACTCCGTGGCGGGTGCCGCATCACCCCGGCCTCCGGCGTGCGCTGGCCGTGCCGACGATCGCGGTGTTGATCGTGATGCTCACCCTGTCGTCGTTCGCGTGGCGCGGTCACGTCGCCGCAGCCAGGGCCACCGGCGCCGAGTTGAGCACGCTGCCGCTCCGCGACTATCCGGGGGCGCTTGCGCTGGTCGAGGACCGGAAGGTCCCGAAGCTGCCGATGCGTCCCACCGCGCTGGAGGCGTCCGACGATGTGCCGCCCGCGACGGTTGACGAGTGCCTGGCCGACTTCGCCGGCGAGGACGTCGTCACGTGCGTGTACGGCGACCCGAAGGCCGAGCGGACCATCGCGCTGGCCGGAGGATCGCATTCCGAGCACTGGCTCACCGCACTGCATCTGCTCGGCCGTCAGCACGGATTCAAGGTGGCTACCTATCTGAAGATGGGGTGTCCGTTGACCACCAAGGAGGTGCCGGTGCTTGCGGGCGCGTTCAAGCCCTACCCCGCCTGCCGCACGTGGTCGGACAACGCGTTGGCGCGCATCATCGCCGACCGGCCCGACTACGTGTTCTTCACCACCACGCGTCCGATCCTCAACGGACCCGGTGACTACGTGCCCGACTACTACCTGGGCATCTGGGATCAGTTGTCGGACAACGGTATTCCAATCCTGGGGATGCGGGACACCCCGTGGATGGTGCGGGACGGCATGTTCTTCTCACCCGTCGACTGTCTGTCCGCCGGTGGTGACGCCGAGACCTGCGGGCTGACTCGTCGCGAAGCCCTGTCCGACCGGAATCCCACGCTGAGGCACCTGCCGAACTATCCGACGATGGCGCCACTGGACCTCAGTGACGCGGTGTGCCGGCCCGACACGTGCCGCGCGGTGGAGGGCAATGTGCTGGTCTACCACGACGCACACCATCTCTCCGCGACGTATGTGCGCACCCTGGTCGACGAACTGGGCCGGCAACTGGCCGAGGCCACCTCATGGTGGTGA
- a CDS encoding transcriptional regulator has translation MRGLTRALVSQARMVHGVALEKDPLAQIAPAFLVGGTADAILAFIDGRAEVSVDELIESLTTLWLLTGNGAAEVARTRLDR, from the coding sequence ATGCGCGGTCTGACTCGGGCGCTGGTCTCCCAGGCGCGTATGGTGCACGGCGTTGCGCTGGAGAAGGATCCGCTGGCCCAGATTGCGCCGGCATTCCTTGTCGGTGGCACCGCGGACGCGATCCTGGCCTTCATCGACGGTCGGGCTGAGGTCTCTGTCGACGAACTCATCGAGAGTCTCACCACGCTGTGGCTGCTGACCGGCAACGGTGCCGCCGAGGTCGCGCGCACGCGTCTGGATCGCTGA
- a CDS encoding acyl--CoA ligase family protein → MADFTFAPLTPSSLLQRSAQAFADRLAVVDGGVRLTYAEFADRCRRLTSALAASGVQRGDRVAALCTNSHVMLELHQAVPARGAVLVPINTRLSIPEMEYIVGHSGARILVATSEFRRQAEELGSRGGVEVVIEGRDEYEAWLPAEASPDGHVTVDERDLLAINYTSGTTGRPKGVMYHHRGAYLQAVAMAYHARLAPSTGYLWTLPMFHCNGWCFTWAVGAAGGTHVCLRRIDSAEIWRLLRAGGVTHFSAAPTVLTMIAEDPAAQPLAERVHVDTGGAPPSPALLSRLTPLGFDVTHLYGLTETYGPVAVNVWQPEWDELPPDEVARLRARQGIANIIACPLRVVDLSGVDVPPDGETIGEIAVRGNDVMLGYYNDDEATAAVTIDRHLLTGDLGVMHADGYVEIRDRAKDVIISGGENIASVEVEKAIDSHPEVVESAVIGVADEKWGEVPVAYITPRDGSTVTVEELKGFLRERLAGFKVPRTMVFAELPKTSTGKIQKNVLRAHARDQA, encoded by the coding sequence ATGGCTGACTTCACCTTCGCACCGCTGACACCGAGCAGCCTGCTGCAGCGGTCCGCCCAGGCATTCGCGGACCGCCTCGCCGTCGTCGACGGCGGGGTGAGACTGACCTACGCCGAGTTCGCGGACCGGTGCCGCAGGCTCACCTCGGCACTGGCCGCCTCCGGTGTACAACGCGGGGACAGGGTGGCCGCACTGTGCACCAACAGCCACGTCATGCTCGAACTGCACCAGGCGGTTCCCGCGCGCGGCGCCGTCCTCGTCCCGATCAACACCCGACTGTCGATTCCGGAGATGGAGTACATCGTCGGCCACTCGGGCGCTCGAATTCTGGTCGCCACCAGTGAATTCCGGCGCCAGGCAGAGGAGCTTGGATCGCGGGGCGGTGTCGAGGTGGTGATCGAGGGACGTGACGAGTATGAGGCGTGGCTGCCCGCCGAGGCTTCGCCGGACGGCCACGTCACCGTCGACGAACGCGACCTGCTCGCGATCAACTACACCTCAGGCACCACGGGGCGTCCCAAAGGCGTGATGTACCACCACCGCGGGGCCTACCTGCAGGCCGTCGCGATGGCCTATCACGCCCGCCTCGCCCCCTCGACGGGTTATCTGTGGACCCTGCCGATGTTCCATTGCAACGGATGGTGTTTCACCTGGGCGGTCGGCGCGGCGGGTGGCACACACGTGTGCCTTCGCAGGATCGACTCGGCCGAGATCTGGCGACTGCTGCGCGCCGGCGGTGTCACGCATTTCAGCGCAGCGCCGACGGTTCTGACCATGATCGCCGAGGACCCGGCGGCCCAACCGCTGGCCGAACGGGTCCACGTCGACACCGGCGGTGCGCCTCCGTCGCCCGCGCTGCTGAGCCGGCTCACCCCACTCGGATTCGACGTCACCCACCTGTACGGGCTGACCGAGACCTACGGGCCGGTCGCGGTGAACGTGTGGCAGCCCGAGTGGGACGAGTTGCCGCCGGACGAGGTCGCGAGACTGCGCGCCCGGCAGGGCATCGCCAACATCATCGCCTGCCCGCTGCGGGTCGTGGACCTCTCCGGCGTGGACGTGCCCCCCGACGGCGAGACCATCGGCGAGATCGCGGTGCGCGGCAACGACGTCATGCTCGGCTACTACAACGATGACGAGGCGACCGCCGCCGTCACCATCGACAGGCACCTCCTGACCGGAGACCTCGGTGTGATGCACGCCGACGGCTACGTGGAGATCCGGGACCGAGCGAAGGACGTGATCATCTCCGGTGGCGAGAACATCGCCTCCGTCGAGGTGGAGAAGGCGATCGACAGCCACCCCGAAGTGGTGGAATCCGCGGTGATCGGCGTGGCCGACGAGAAGTGGGGCGAGGTGCCGGTCGCCTACATCACACCGCGCGACGGATCCACCGTCACCGTTGAGGAACTGAAGGGCTTCCTGCGTGAGCGTCTGGCCGGGTTCAAGGTTCCCCGCACCATGGTGTTCGCCGAGTTGCCGAAGACCTCGACCGGCAAGATCCAGAAGAACGTGCTGCGAGCCCACGCGCGCGATCAGGCGTGA